One part of the Huiozyma naganishii CBS 8797 chromosome 13, complete genome genome encodes these proteins:
- the UBC7 gene encoding E2 ubiquitin-conjugating protein UBC7 (similar to Saccharomyces cerevisiae UBC7 (YMR022W); ancestral locus Anc_2.569), with product MSKTAQRRLLKELQQLMRDPPPGIVAGPQDESDLFLWDCLVQGPPDSPYEGGVFEAQLRFPRDYPLSPPKLTFVPSVLHPNVYPNGEVCISILHAPGEDPNQYELAEERWSPVQSVEKILLSVVSMLSEPNVESGANIDACVLWRDNRPEFERQVKRNVLKSLGFGESEA from the coding sequence ATGTCGAAGACCGCGCAACGGAGACTGTTGAAGGAGCTGCAGCAGCTGATGCGAGACCCACCGCCAGGGATCGTCGCTGGTCCACAGGACGAGTCGGACCTGTTTCTGTGGGACTGTCTCGTACAAGGTCCGCCGGACTCCCCCTACGAGGGCGGAGTGTTCGAGGCACAGCTGCGGTTCCCCAGGGACTACCCGCTGTCGCCGCCGAAGCTGACGTTTGTGCCCAGCGTGTTGCACCCGAACGTGTACCCTAACGGGGAGGTATGTATCTCGATCCTGCACGCACCGGGGGAAGATCCAAACCAGTACGAGCTCGCCGAGGAGCGCTGGTCGCCCGTGCAGTCCGTCGAGAAGATCCTGCTCTCCGTGGTCTCGATGCTTAGTGAGCCCAACGTCGAGAGCGGCGCCAACATCGACGCTTGCGTCCTCTGGAGGGACAACAGGCCGGAGTTCGAGCGCCAGGTCAAGCGCAACGTCCTCAAGTCGCTAGGGTTTGGCGAGAGCGAGGCCTAA
- the PEX12 gene encoding ubiquitin-protein ligase peroxin 12 (similar to Saccharomyces cerevisiae PEX12 (YMR026C); ancestral locus Anc_2.576), protein MSFYANLPVGVGDVAAQPTLFEVVSSEEVEALLPRALRYVLARHWVAGRPTRVNLWLHNRFDEWYFGVVKLAVEWYHLQTHGTTFVDKFYGLGRASAVEGTPLTRVQRIAVMLQKIVVPYVEEKLQRYGEVGLLGQWVPLATRLIRLLDLLWKLRYLQGDPCSAGILDYLFRIRRTRLATSSADSGNMEPSSSRLPRSNWYSVAGQWARGAGTVGNAALYSCSQLFPLFIFSLKVYQWLQDHADQQRGSQGDEDTVPAPGPFKMSTAPMTSGCPVCRDEVRNACVLETGVVVCYPCALAYVSSHEGKCPVTGKQLLGCTLDDEGQWTFRDGLRKLLI, encoded by the coding sequence ATGAGTTTCTATGCGAACCTCCCCGTTGGTGTCGGTGACGTGGCCGCACAGCCGACCTTGTTCGAAGTTGTGTCGTCAGAAGAGGTCGAGGCGTTGCTGCCCCGTGCGTTGCGGTACGTGCTGGCACGGCACTGGGTCGCTGGCCGTCCCACGAGGGTCAACCTGTGGCTGCACAACCGCTTCGACGAGTGGTATTTCGGTGTCGTGAAGCTCGCTGTCGAGTGGTACCATCTGCAGACGCACGGCACGACGTTCGTCGACAAGTTCTACGGGCTGGGCAGGGCGTCCGCTGTCGAGGGCACGCCGCTGACGAGGGTCCAGCGGATCGCCGTCATGTTGCAGAAGATCGTGGTGCCGTACGTcgaggagaagttgcaacGGTATGGCGAAGTTGGTTTGCTGGGCCAGTGGGTCCCACTAGCTACACGGCTTATACGATTGCTGGACTTGCTATGGAAGTTGCGGTACTTGCAAGGAGACCCCTGCAGTGCTGGGATCCTGGACTACTTGTTCCGTATCCGACGTACGAGACTTGCGACGTCGAGTGCAGATTCAGGAAACATGGAACCATCGAGCAGCAGGCTCCCCAGGTCCAATTGGTACAGTGTCGCTGGACAGTGGGCTCGCGGTGCAGGGACTGTCGGTAACGCAGCGTTGTACTCTTGCTCGCAATTGTTCCCGTTGTTCATCTTCTCCCTCAAAGTGTACCAGTGGCTGCAGGACCATGCGGACCAGCAGCGTGGGTCCCAGGGCGACGAGGACACGGTCCCAGCACCGGGACCCTTCAAAATGTCCACGGCTCCCATGACAAGTGGGTGTCCAGTGTGTCGCGATGAAGTGCGTAATGCTTGTGTTCTCGAAACCGGTGTCGTAGTGTGCTACCCGTGTGCCCTAGCGTACGTATCCTCCCACGAGGGGAAGTGCCCAGTGACGGGGAAGCAGTTGCTGGGATGTACTCTCGACGATGAGGGCCAATGGACTTTCCGTGACGGTTTGCGCAAGTTGCTCATATGA
- the KNAG0M02200 gene encoding putative methyltransferase (similar to Saccharomyces cerevisiae YMR027W; ancestral locus Anc_2.578) has translation MAELQNGEPPRRFMLDDENTFGQFTGTERWPIIVQNAVDDVEAAVASAAGPLAREQAGVIHRQLLSLKQEIMAKGPLRPFSQEEVQKADIPGSLNEYLERDPKHAGFSWGHSEWLYTEIYLYWRIHVLFALQSEWSHFDVFNKLKQSTFKASQHGVVELAHRYANLKPQLMQLAAQGADRSTLQVLFKEFVEISLWGNATDLSLLTNATLEDIKSIQGAKARQASEAKILVNDTDRALDQLLQESSGDQQVDFVLDNSGFELYADLMLAAFLLHTGLASKCVFHAKAIPYMVSDVMVKDLDVLIADLRDRQFFPCDSQEDAAAMDLFAADIDAFRNSNALTIESHPFWTTDLDYWHIDPVQGQHGGAEVHSTLAQSALVIFKGDLNYRKLTGDRTWPRTTPWGVAIGPLAHNGVTLLSLRTCKADVQVGLEPGVDERLSQLWERDHPGKGSWWSSSGKWAVICYSSGE, from the coding sequence ATGGCAGAGTTACAAAACGGTGAGCCACCGAGAAGGTTCATGCTGGATGATGAGAACACGTTCGGCCAGTTTACAGGTACTGAACGGTGGCCCATCATTGTGCAGAACGCCGTGGACGACGTCGAGGCTGCTGTAGCTTCTGCTGCGGGTCCCCTGGCAAGGGAGCAGGCTGGTGTGATTCACAGACAACTTCTGTCGTTGAAGCAGGAGATCATGGCGAAAGGTCCACTGAGACCATTCTCCCAAGAGGAGGTTCAAAAAGCTGATATTCCAGGGTCCCTGAACGAGTACTTGGAGCGGGACCCCAAACACGCCGGGTTCTCATGGGGACACTCAGAGTGGCTGTACACGGAAATTTACTTGTACTGGCGGATCCATGTGCTGTTTGCGCTGCAATCTGAATGGTCACACTTCGacgtgttcaacaagttgaagcAGTCGACGTTCAAGGCGTCGCAGCACGGTGTCGTCGAGTTGGCACACCGGTACGCTAACTTGAAACCACAGCTGATGCAATTGGCTGCACAGGGCGCCGACAGGTCCACTCTGCAAGTGCTATTCAAGGAGTTTGTGGAGATCTCCCTGTGGGGGAACGCCACGGACCTGTCCCTTCTCACCAACGCAACGCTGGAGGACATCAAGTCCATCCAGGGCGCCAAAGCACGGCAGGCATCCGAGGCAAAGATCCTCGTCAACGACACGGACCGCGCATTGGACCAGCTTCTGCAGGAATCCTCAGGTGACCAACAGGTGGACTTCGTCCTGGATAACTCCGGGTTCGAGTTGTACGCGGACCTTATGCTCGCAGCGTTCCTACTGCACACGGGGCTAGCAAGCAAGTGTGTCTTCCACGCAAAGGCGATCCCATACATGGTCTCAGACGTCATGGTCAAGGACCTTGACGTCTTGATCGCGGACCTCCGTGACAGACAATTCTTCCCCTGCGACTCGCAGGAGGACGCCGCCGCAATGGACTTGTTCGCCGCGGACATCGATGCGTTCCGCAACTCCAATGCACTCACCATTGAGTCACACCCCTTCTGGACTACAGACCTGGACTACTGGCACATTGACCCGGTGCAAGGGCAACACGGCGGCGCAGAGGTCCATTCGACACTCGCACAGTCAGCGCTCGTTATCTTCAAGGGTGACCTCAACTACAGGAAGCTCACGGGGGACAGGACTTGGCCCAGAACGACCCCCTGGGGGGTAGCCATCGGACCGCTCGCCCACAACGGCGTCACATTGCTCTCGCTCAGAACTTGCAAAGCTGACGTCCAAGTCGGACTCGAACCGGGCGTCGACGAAAGACTCTCGCAACTCTGGGAGAGGGACCACCCTGGCAAGGGAAGCTGGTGGTCCTCCAGCGGTAAATGGGCGGTCATTTGCTACTCTTCTGGTGAATGA
- the MRPL3 gene encoding mitochondrial 54S ribosomal protein mL44 (similar to Saccharomyces cerevisiae MRPL3 (YMR024W); ancestral locus Anc_2.574) yields the protein MLKRVPAVWYSTVGRVARGGVPPGGGGVAEFRKYVEEEAAVLRRLPQEVTDKSSALVALHSRLRLPEAFTTAHLARCLSCKSGAGPGASGALDNRGLNIFGKNLLTMEVTAELLRRFPRLPLPVLNAAVDGYIGEGVLAGIARGWGVQPETRGVLDRFLSGETVEATLGRLRYVGGASASSIASAASGSSIHEAGSVADVSGNATAPEADAPGTAAVATSIPLETGTQAPVSSSSGSALALFVRSTLAVLWTVSPALSTQFIRDHVLSRRLDVKALFSFEQPTRELARLCTRERLQRPTSRLLAESGRLSRAPVFIVGVFSGEEQLGEGFGSSLKEAKARAATDALMKWYCYSPGETTDVIDPGTVIV from the coding sequence atgttAAAGAGGGTCCCTGCCGTGTGGTACAGTACAGTTGGGCGTGTTGCCCGTGGCGGTGTCCCCcccggtggtggtggagTTGCTGAGTTCAGGAAGTAcgtcgaggaggaggcCGCGGTGCTTCGTCGACTGCCCCAAGAGGTCACGGACAAGAGCAGTGCTCTCGTTGCGCTGCACAGCCGGCTGCGACTGCCCGAGGCGTTCACGACGGCGCATCTCGCGAGGTGTCTCAGTTGCAAGAGCGGTGCTGGGCCGGGGGCCAGCGGGGCGCTTGATAATCGTGGGTTGAACATCTTTGGGAAGAACTTGCTCACGATGGAGGTCACTGCCGAGTTGCTGAGACGGTTCCCGAGACTGCCCTTGCCCGTGCTGAACGCAGCGGTGGACGGGTACATCGGGGAAGGTGTCTTAGCAGGGATAGCTCGAGGATGGGGGGTTCAACCGGAGACGAGGGGAGTGTTGGACAGGTTTCTATCGGGGGAGACGGTCGAGGCGACTCTTGGGAGATTGAGGTACGTTGGTGGTGCGAGTGCAAGCTCAATTGCGAGTGCAGCCAGTGGAAGCTCAATTCatgaagctggatcagtTGCGGATGTTAGCGGAAACGCAACGGCACCGGAGGCAGATGCCCCAGGTAcagctgctgttgctaCTTCTATTCCATTGGAAACAGGTACACAAGCACCTGTTTCCAGTTCTAGTGGTAGTGCGCTCGCCCTCTTTGTGCGCAGCACGCTCGCCGTGCTCTGGACCGTGTCCCCCGCGCTCTCGACCCAGTTCATCCGGGATCACGTCCTCTCGCGGCGACTGGACGTCAAAGCTCTCTTCTCGTTCGAGCAACCGACGCGGGAACTAGCGAGACTCTGCACGAGAGAACGACTACAGAGACCCACTTCACGGCTGCTCGCGGAGTCTGGGAGGCTCTCTCGAGCACCAGTGTTCATCGTTGGCGTGTTCTCCGGCGAAGAGCAACTTGGCGAAGGGTTTGGTAGCTCGTTGAAGGAGGCCAAGGCAAGGGCTGCCACGGATGCGCTGATGAAGTGGTACTGCTACTCGCCGGGGGAGACCACTGACGTGATAGACCCTGGTACGGTCATCGTCTAA
- the MSS1 gene encoding Mss1p (similar to Saccharomyces cerevisiae MSS1 (YMR023C); ancestral locus Anc_2.573), whose protein sequence is MRSALRGAVPSTVYALSTVPGRSALAVVRVSGPQSASVFQSLTRRAKQGPPPARQALLRKLYAPGMATGASPIDTAICVWYKGPHSFTGEDTLELQLHGGRAIVAKVLQALQELQLTPAGPGEFSRRALRHRKLGLLELEAMREAIDSDTETQRVAAAGAGASKLRSELLSWRQTLLECLVEVQAAIDFGEDVEVTRSPVLLSRLAQLRRESHAVLERARRGQLLSQGVRVVLFGAPNAGKSSLLNLLARDEHAIVSDLPGTTRDSIDTLLDMGGFKTILSDTAGIRDLGDSGESLASRSIEQIGIQRACGKLAAADLAVLVVDGSPEGLLAQAEISRLLQLPRPQQLVVAVNKSDLLGPSTLPQAIDTWRQRLGPTVPVVPVSCKTHGGAEDLVAALKKQFTLLTGSNSQVEEPVMVSHRVHDTLENEIIASVDAVLSQGPDTDLALVCEHLQAAAHGVGKILGDAIGIEEVLDGVFANFCIGK, encoded by the coding sequence ATGAGGTCTGCACTGCGCGGTGCGGTACCGTCGACGGTCTATGCGCTGAGCACTGTTCCTGGGCGGAGTGCGCTTGCTGTGGTGCGCGTCTCTGGTCCCCAGAGTGCCTCGGTGTTCCAATCATTGACACGTCGTGCCAAGCAAGGTCCACCACCTGCACGGCAGGCGCTGTTGAGGAAGCTGTACGCCCCGGGGATGGCCACAGGTGCGAGTCCCATTGATACGGCGATCTGCGTGTGGTACAAGGGTCCTCACAGCTTCACTGGGGAGGATACGCTCGAGTTGCAACTGCATGGTGGGAGGGCCATCGTTGCCAAGGTGTTGCAAGCGCTGCAGGAGTTGCAATTGACACCTGCTGGTCCTGGGGAGTTCTCCCGGAGGGCGCTGCGGCACCGGAAGCTTGGGCTTCTTGAGCTGGAGGCCATGCGGGAGGCCATTGACAGCGATACGGAGACGCAGCGGGTCGCTGCCGCTGGTGCTGGGGCCAGTAAGCTCCGCAGTGAACTGCTCAGCTGGAGACAGACGCTGCTTGAGTGTCTTGTTGAGGTGCAGGCAGCAATTGACTTTGGAGAGGACGTAGAGGTGACTCGGTCCCCAGTTCTTCTGTCCCGGCTCGCGCAATTGCGCCGGGAGTCCCACGCGGTGCTGGAGAGGGCCCGCCGTGGCCAATTGCTCTCCCAGGGTGTTCGCGTCGTGCTGTTCGGTGCACCCAACGCGGGGAAGTCTTCACTGCTGAACCTGTTGGCCCGCGACGAACACGCCATTGTGAGCGATCTTCCGGGGACCACTAGGGACTCCATCGACACTTTGCTCGACATGGGCGGTTTCAAGACCATACTAAGCGACACCGCCGGTATTAGGGACCTTGGCGACTCTGGGGAGTCCCTTGCGTCCCGCAGCATCGAACAGATCGGGATCCAAAGGGCGTGCGGGAAGCTCGCCGCGGCAGACCTCGCAGTACTCGTCGTGGACGGGTCCCCCGAGGGTTTACTTGCCCAGGCGGAGATCTCACGGCTGTTGCAATTGCCCCGTCCGCAACAGCTCGTCGTCGCGGTGAACAAGTCGGACCTCTTGGGCCCGTCTACACTCCCACAGGCCATTGATACTTGGCGACAGAGGCTGGGACCCACGGTCCCCGTCGTCCCCGTCTCCTGCAAGACGCACGGCGGCGCAGAGGACCTTGTTGCGGCACTTAAGAAGCAGTTTACGTTGCTGACCGGTTCGAACTCGCAGGTCGAGGAACCAGTGATGGTATCGCACCGGGTCCATGACACTCTCGAGAACGAGATCATCGCGAGTGTAGACGCCGTACTTTCTCAGGGTCCTGACACAGACCTTGCGCTTGTCTGCGAACACCTACAAGCGGCCGCGCACGGCGTGGGGAAGATCCTCGGCGACGCTATCGGCATCGAAGAGGTCCTCGACGGCGTCTTCGCCAACTTCTGCATAGGTAAGTAG
- the CSI1 gene encoding Csi1p (similar to Saccharomyces cerevisiae CSI1 (YMR025W); ancestral locus Anc_2.575) gives MKVLVDAIAVREVHMHRELDGGPDSGGVFLLMGERRDSQVIVRTSIAASEGTSPSVLENRMGLVQEVHRQWGALGWLIEEGGTDPAGLWNRLPSVAPGKEGILFTYDAQQGVLRCYRPPCGPQDRIFYEWVEEQPTVDPAIAIASATGAEHGESEDVVRELITKVQRVIQYCQQSPVGSPRETPRESHDLILRRVAMLLNRLQMGPTADVEAAVLRSETELQLLLIELEQWSLLQG, from the coding sequence ATGAAGGTGCTGGTGGATGCTATAGCTGTGCGTGAGGTGCACATGCACCGTGAGCTTGACGGCGGTCCTGACTCTGGAGGTGTGTTCCTGCTGATGGGGGAGAGACGGGACTCACAGGTCATCGTGCGGACGAGTATCGCAGCTTCAGAGGGGACCTCGCCGTCTGTGCTGGAGAACCGGATGGGACTCGTACAAGAGGTACATCGGCAGTGGGGGGCTCTTGGATGGCTCATCGAGGAGGGGGGTACAGACCCCGCTGGTCTTTGGAACCGATTGCCCAGTGTGGCCCCAGGTAAAGAGGGCATACTGTTCACGTACGATGCTCAACAAGGGGTGCTTCGGTGCTACAGACCACCTTGCGGTCCACAGGATAGGATCTTCTACGAGTGGGTCGAGGAGCAGCCGACGGTGGACCctgcaattgcaattgCCAGTGCCACTGGGGCAGAACATGGCGAGAGCGAAGACGTCGTCCGAGAGTTGATTACGAAGGTACAGAGGGTTATACAGTACTGCCAGCAGTCTCCCGTGGGGTCCCCACGGGAGACCCCACGGGAGTCGCACGACCTTATACTGCGGAGGGTCGCTATGTTACTCAACAGGTTACAAATGGGCCCGACGGCGGACGTCGAGGCTGCGGTGCTCCGCAGCGAGACAGAGTTGCAATTGCTCCTCATCGAGCTCGAGCAGTGGTCTCTGCTGCAGGGATGA
- the TAP42 gene encoding Tap42p (similar to Saccharomyces cerevisiae TAP42 (YMR028W); ancestral locus Anc_2.581), whose product MSVSSEFDAVVRAYESQLRSGPLRQDSEEYQAQVSSTIERLVALKDKLFGQLALFSSNETLDDLPTSSLKYLAVDYYLALLCARKQPADPAQRNRFKVMFLNKAVQLFMQFLVSLQDYGILDKYLAGKLESFNETLHPTLQELFTAGRNPTGDELGQAYVKRQQKIEIHQRTKQLDDRLKLLQKKYGDSDGDSDGDEVYRELMLTKLSNLSYAALNEVEQNLYEVELLENFLKNGPRVEELPQDSTEHAKEAYTDKLEVLNKPLLSKQGKVLQNFTLVDNKSKLKDKVFGYGQYGPTMSVEQFLQNELDTGRVLQGGGEIPDDDADKKHEDDDAWNDAQTYKAREWDEFKETHAKGSGNTMNRG is encoded by the coding sequence ATGTCAGTCAGCAGTGAGTTCGATGCTGTCGTACGTGCCTACGAGTCGCAGCTGCGCAGTGGTCCCCTGCGGCAGGACTCTGAGGAGTACCAGGCGCAGGTATCTTCCACTATTGAACGGCTCGTCGCTTTGAAGGACAAACTGTTTGGTCAACTCGCGCTGTTCAGCTCCAACGAGACTCTCGACGACTTGCCGACGTCGTCGCTGAAGTACCTCGCCGTGGACTACTACCTTGCGCTGCTATGCGCCCGGAAACAACCAGCGGACCCGGCACAACGCAACCGCTTCAAAGTCATGTTCCTCAACAAGGCAGTGCAACTGTTCATGCAGTTCCTCGTGTCCCTGCAGGACTACGGCATCTTGGACAAGTACCTTGCCGGGAAACTGGAGTCCTTCAACGAGACGTTACACCCAACGCTGCAGGAATTGTTCACTGCGGGGAGGAACCCAACGGGCGATGAACTGGGACAAGCGTACGTCAAGAGGCAGCAGAAGATCGAGATACACCAGCGGACCAAGCAACTGGACGACAGGTTGAAGCTGCTACAGAAGAAGTACGGCGACAGTGATGGAGACAGTGACGGTGACGAGGTCTACAGGGAACTAATGCTCACAAAGTTGTCCAACTTGAGCTACGCCGCTTTGAACGAGGTGGAACAGAACCTCTACGAGGTGGAGCTGCTCgaaaacttcttgaagaacgggCCCAGAGTTGAGGAACTGCCCCAGGATAGTACGGAACACGCAAAGGAGGCGTACACGGACAAACTCGAGGTCTTGAACAAACCGCTTTTGTCCAAACAGGGCAAAGTGCTCCAAAACTTCACCCTCGTCGACAACAAGTCCAAGTTAAAGGATAAAGTGTTTGGCTATGGCCAGTATGGACCCACCATGTCCGTAGAACAGTTTTTACAGAACGAATTGGACACTGGGAGGGTCCTTCAAGGCGGTGGGGAGATCCCGGACGATGACGCGGACAAAAAGCacgaggacgacgatgCCTGGAACGACGCACAGACGTATAAAGCCCGCGAGTGGGACGAGTTCAAGGAAACACACGCCAAGGGAAGCGGGAACACCATGAACAGAGGGTGA